In the genome of Streptomyces violaceoruber, the window CGACGCAGGTGGTGGTTCGTCCCCGAGCCTCCATGTGGATGCCGGTGTCCTGGAGGAACGCGCCACGAAGGCTGACACCGTTCGCACGAACTTCAAGGACGCGGACAACAAAGTGATGACAGCGACGGGCCGCGTCGAGTTGAAGGGCTTCAAGTCGGACTCCGCGCTGTCGACTTTCCAAAAGCGCTGGCGCTCGCAGATGCAGTACATGGACGACCTGCTCGGCAAAGGGGTAGCGGGAAATCTCCGCACTTCTGCCGCCGAGTTCCGGAAGGAAGAAGACAAGCGACGCCGAGCGGCCAAGCGCGAGAACGACAGCGATGGAAAGAAGTGACATGGCCATCAGTTACGAACAACTACGCTCGGCCGACCTTTCCTCTCTGTCCGACGCTGTTGACGCCTGGCGCCCCCTGCCAGGTCAGTTCGACACCATCGCACGGGCCTTCGGCAGCACCGTCACCAAGGGGTTGCGAGATTCGGACTGGAAGGGGGAAGCGGCAACAGAAGCGCTGGAGAAGTTCGACGTTGTCGAGAAGCAGATGAAATCGGCATCCGACGAGGCTCACGACGTACACGCTCTATTGAAGAGCGCGTTCGATGCGTTCCAGGCAGCGAAGGACGAACTGAAAACAATCGAGAAGTATGTCCATGAAGACAAACATCTCAAGATGAATGAGGGGCGCGTCTACTGCGACCCGTCCACCGCACCTCAGGAACAGCAAGCAGCCCTTCAGAAGGGGTACCTTGATTCGGTCCATGAGTGCAACAACAGGATTCAAGCAGCACTGAAGAGCGCAGAAGACGCAGATACGGCTCTGCACTGGGCGCTCACGATGGACGCCAACGGCAAGAGCCGTGGTTTCAACACACACTCAGCAACGAGCGTGAAGGATGCCGCCGAGGGGCGGAAGGAAGCCCTTCGGGAAGCACGTGCGATGGTCAAGTTGGCGGAATTGGGTGACGGCATGACCACCGCCCAGATCGAACGCATGAACAAGGTCCTTTCCAAATACCAGGGGGATCCCCTCTTCAATGAAAAATTCGCCACCGGACTTGGCGGCAAAGGGGCTCTCCTATTCTGGGCGGAAATGGCTGACCCCAGTAAAGGCGGTTACTCGCGCGTCCCGTACGAGCACAGCAAGGAAAGACTCGAGCAGCTCAAGGCATTGCAAGGAAACCTGGGTCGGACACTCGCGTCAGCCACACACTCAGACAGCAAGGAGATGCGTGCCTGGGAGAAGGAAGTCATCGACCTGGGCAGCAGCAGCCTCGACACCTCTCACGCCGGTAATCCGTACGGCTTCCAGGTCATGAGCAACCTCATGCGTCAGGGCGATTACGACACCCATTTCCTTGATCGCTACGGTAAGGAGCTCATCAAGGCGGACAAGCGCTGGGATTCACCCTTCTCTCCGTCCGACTTCTGGATGCGAAACTCGGAAGCGGATTTGAACTTCGGGGCAGCCGACGACCGGGGCCAGGACCCTATGACTGGGTTCATGGAGGCTCTCGGACACAATCCCAAGGCATCTGTCGAATTCCTTTCCCAAGAAGCAAATTTCGACTACCTGACGTCGGACCGCGAGTGGCCCTCCGACGGAACCGGAAGCAAGGACACCGGGGCATCGGCCGGGTATCGGTCGCTGTCCCATGCTTTGGAATCAGCGACTACAGGGCATGCCTACGACACCGGGCCGAGCACCCACATGCCTGCCCACACCAAGGAACAGGCAGACCTGATGACGAAAGTCGTCCAGGGTGTCGCCGATCCGGGGGACGACTTCAAGCTCCACGAGGGCATGGAGGAAAGCTTCGGCCAGATGGCTTCCGAATACATGCCCGACATCCACCGAGAGCTTTCAGGAGGACAGGCGGGGGGCGGGACCCTGGAGGACCTCTATCCGCTCAGTGGAGCACAGGCCACCTTCGGCGAACAGGCGGTCACTCGGTTCATGTACGAACTGGGGCAGAGCCCTGACGGATACAAGGCCCTCAATGTCGGGGAAGCTCTGTACACGAGCGAACTGATGGGCTACCACCTGGCTAACCCGGATGCCTATGGCGAGTCGACAAAGAACACCATTCAGCAGATTTCAGCGAGTAACTCCGAAGTCCAGGGAGTCCTTGGCCTCGCCCGTCAGGACTCTGATCTGCAGAAGAGCGCCGAAGGCGATGCCGCGTTCAACAAGGACATGGACAAGTGGAAGGCCTGGGCAACTACAGCCGCCAACATCGGAATCGGTGCCGGCGTGAGTACGGTCGCTTCTCCTGTCGCCGGCGCGTTTGCTGTGGCAGCCACGGAGGACCTGACGGGGCAGATGATCGACGGGCTGTTCCCCGACCCTCGGGACAGCTCGCAGGAGGCACTGTTCCAGTCAGGCAAAGACTGGGAGAAGCACAAGGACTCGACCCTGGCAGCCGCACAGCAGGCCGCGTCAGCAGCAGACCTGGCACATTCGTCTGGCTTGAACCAGGCTGAGATCGAGTCCGCTGTACGTGACGGCCACTTCCAGGGCAACGACCGCGCCCATTCCGTGCTGCGCGAGTACAGAGAGAATCAGCACAAGGCGTGACACCCCTTCGGAAGCGCGGGAGAAGTAGATGACGAAGTTGACGGTGCGTCGGCCATTGATCGTCGTGGTCGCCGCTGCGGTGGTTGCCGTAGGAGCCGGGCTCGCAGTGTGGGCCACTGCGTTCCGGAGCGATGCGAAAGAGCTCAGGGCTTCTGAGACATGCAACGAGGGGGTGTTCTCTGCCAATGTCGAGCCTCTGGAGCGGCTCGTCTCCCCCGACTCGTCGTTCACCTCGGAGTGGTCCCGAGAGGTGTCTGACAGCTCACTGCTCCTCACCTGTAGCAACTCGACCTCCCATGCATCCGTCAAGATGACCGCCGAACTGAAGGACGGCTCCGTCAAGGACTGGCGGACACAGCTGGGAGGGGCCGACACTGCCGATGGGACACGCTTCGACGTCGGCACGGAAGCGTTCGTCTGGGACAAGCAGGCGGCCGTGTACGTCGTCTGCAAGCCTCACTCCGCAGGGTCCAGCCATACGGCCGGCCTGAAGGATCCCTATCTGTCGATTCTGGTTTCTGCCAGCGGCTCGGTGGAGAGGGACAGCGAAACGCGGCGGCAGGACCTCGCTCACTTGGCCAGCCGCATGTTCTTCGAGGCACAGCTGCAAACAGGATGTCAGGAGGATTTCATCGCCCCTTCGGGACCACCTCGCCTGACAGATTGAGAACGCCACCATTCACGACCGGTCCGCGGTTCATCGCCGACGGCGAGACTGGAAACCTGTGACCTCAGGCACGACGCGCCCGGCAGCCTTGTGCAGGGTCCGTTTCGCGATGCCGGCCGCCTCCGTGACCTCGCCCTGTGCACTGTTGATCCTCTCGATCAGTTCCGCCTTCGCGGTCCTACCCGGGTTGGTCTCGGGAGGCCGGGTGGGCAGCTTCGTATCACCGGCCTTGATCGCCACGTAGTAGTCGTCCACGGCCCTGGCGTACTGGCGGGAGAGGTCGCGGGCCGTGGGTGCCTCGTGGTCGAGAATCTGTCGGGTGAGGCGCTGGACTCTCAAGCACCTCGCGGTAGGCGAGTACGGCGACGCCCGCCTCAACGAACGCGTCCGTGGCACCATCGAGTTCCTTGGGCAGTTTCTTGACCGTCTTGCGGAACTCCTCGACAGCCTCGCCCTGCAGGGATCGGTATTGAGCTTGCGCAGCTTCTCCGCGCCCTCCCTGAAGTGTGCGGCCGCGCCGCCGAGTCTCTTGATGAGCCGGTCGAGCTCGGCGGGTTTGCCCGGCACCCAGTCCTCAACGGTGTCTTCGGGAGCGATCCAGATGCGGCAGAAGAGGAACCGTTTGTCCGTCATGCCGGGTGCCCCTGCTCCTGCCTCTATTTCTGGGTCTGCTCAGTTCCGTTGTCCTGACCGTCACGATCGACCGGCTCCAGGCGGCCGCGGAACTCGATGCTTTCCTCGGCTATTCCGTGTCCCTCCAGGAATGAAGTGACGGGGTGTTCGTCCTCGAACTGCGCCTGGCCCTCGAGACAAGCCGTACGGCGCGCTCGGCGGCCGGGTCCAGCCATACGTCGAGTCCCGGTGGCAGCAGATCGAGGAGGTCGGCGCCCGTTGTCGAGAACCACCCTCCTCCGCCCGTGAACAGCTCGAGCTGTTCCAGCGACGTGAACACGGGGACCAGCAGGGGCGGTGTCAGTAGTGGTGACCAGGTCGAGGATGCGGGATCGCGGCGGTGCGTCGACGGCCGGGGGATTCGGCGCGACAACCGTCAAGAAGCCCGAATCCTCCGGTCGTTCGCAGTACACACGGGCATGGATGAACGCATCGAAGGCCTCCTGTGGAGAGACCTCGTCCATCGCCCGTTGCGCAGTCTTGGCCGGGCCTGCCGTGTCGTCCGGCTGCCGCCGTGGAAGCCCGGATGCGGGGAAGCGGCCCGAGCCGCCTTCCCCTCCGTCCGGCAGTGGCAGTGTGGGGCTTCAGCCCATCAGCATGCGGAAGCGGGCCGCGTTGCCCTTGTCCGTGTCCTGGTAGCCGATGACCGAGTCGTCCAGGAGCTGGGCGATGCGGGCCAGCTTCTGGCACATCTGGTCCATCTCCGTGGCGCTGCTGCGCTGGATCTCGCCGTAGGCGGTCTTCGCCTCGCCCTGCCACGTCTCGGCGACGGCCGCGACCTTGCGCATGAGGGTCTCCAGGCCCTCGGAAAGTTCCCTGGTCGTCTTGCGCACGTCGATGGCGGCCTGGGTGACCGTGTCGTAGTTGACGGCTGTGCGGTCGTAATTGACGCTCACTGTCCGGTTCTCCTCGGTTGCGTACGGCGCTGCGGGTCAGGCGAGGTCGGTGATGCGGCTGGTCACCTGGTACGAATTGTCCACTTTGCGGATCTCCGAGACCCGGTCCTGCTCGTGCTGGGTGAAGCCCTTGACGCTCATGCGCATGACCTCTTCGAGGTCGACGAGGTTGTCCTGCAACTTCTTGAGATGCTGGTTCACACCGCGCTGAACGGAGTCGAACTCCTTGCCCGCGGCGCCCTGCCAGCCCCCCTGAATCATGTCCACGACGGCGTTGAGCGACGTCACCCGGCTGCTCACATCCGTGTGGAAGGTGCGGATCTTGTCAGCGAGATCTGTCAGGTCCTGGTCGCTGTAATCGACGCTCATGGTCTCTTGCCCTTCCTCTGAAGCACTGGTGGCTGTCACCACCGTGACGGGTCCGCCCGGACCGATGTCCGGGCTCTCCTGGCGGGCAAGAACCGCTCCGGCTCCCGCGCGACGCGTGGTCGCTACGTCGCACCGCCCCCGTGCCGGCACCACGCATGCGCGCGATACCCGCGATTACTCTAGTCACTTGATCCGCTGGTTCCAACGGCGGAGCGTCATCAGGGCAGTTCGGGGGCAGGGGGCCGGGCGTCAGTGGCCGTCGGCTGCTTCCGCCACCGAGGCAGGGGCAGGGCCAGTAAGGTTGTCGGGGATCGTTGGTAAGCCGCCTGAAAGGACACCTCCGCCATGGCCCAGGTGCCGGACGAGGACGTCAAAGCCCGCAAGGAGCGCGAGCGGGACGAGCTGTACGCGCTCGACATCTCGGGTGTGGAGTGGCACAGCGCGCCGGGGACGGAGGAACACGAGGAGCGGGTGGAGATCGCCTATCTGCCCGACGGAGCCGTGGCCATGCGGTCGTCGCTGGATCCGGAGACGGTGCTGCGGTACACCGAGGCGGAGTGGCGGGCTTTCGTCCTGGGTGCGCGGGACGGGGAGTTCGACCTGGAGCCGGCGCCGGGCGACGGGGGCGTCGTCGCCGAGTGACGCCGGTGCTCGCGCCGCCGCCCCGCGATCACGGACGCCGGCGGCGCCGCAGGTCGCGCAGGACCACTCCCGTACCCGAGATGAGCACGACGAGGACGGCGCCGACGGACAGGCCGTAGACGGCGTACCGGCGATCGCGTTCCTCGGGGGTCTCGGCCAGGGAGAACGGTGCCACGTCCGGCGCCTCGGCGCTCCTTACGCCCGGGTCGGGGGTCGGAGACGAAGGGGGCCTACCGGAGTCCGCCTCCTGGACCGCGCGCACGGGATCCACCACTCCCCAGCCGACGAAGTCGTCGTGGCCGTTGACCGAGCGCTCGGCCGTCTGCTCGATTCGGGTCACGATCTGGGCCGGGGTCCAGTCGGGGTACTTCTCTTTGAGGAGGACCGCCACCCCGGCGACGAACGGGGCCGAGAAGCTGGTGCCGCTGTCCGTGCACTGGCCGCCGCCGGGGACGGTGGAGACGATGTCGACGCCGGGTGCGGCCACACCGACGAAGTCGCCGGGCTGGGAGAATGCGGCACGCTCGTTGTTGCGGTCCGAGGAGGCAACGGCGAGGACGCCCTCGAAGGCGGCGGGGTAAGTGTCCTTGGTCTTGCCGTCCAAGCCGTCGTTGCCTGCGGAGGCCACGACGACGACGCCCTGAGCGAGGGCCTCGCGTACCGCTTCTGCCAGCTCGGAGGTCGCGGCCAGGGGCTTGGTGGTGTCCTGGGAGATGTTGACCACGTCGGCGCCCTTGGCGACCGCGTGTCTGATGGCCGCGGCCATCGAGTCCGAGTCACCGCTGCTGTCCGCGTCGTTCTGGCGGACGGGAATGACGGTGGCTCCCGGTGCCAGCCCCACGAATCCCGTTCCCTCAGCCGGGCGGGCGGCGATGATGCCGGCGACCTTGGTGCCGTGGCCCACTTCGTCGTGGGTCGGGTCGCCACCTTTGCCCTTGGTGAGCAGGTCGAGTCCGGCGGCCTTGTCCACGGCGTCGGTCAACTGGGGGTTGTCGTCGTCCACGCCGGTGTCGATCACCGCGACCCGTACGCCCTTGCCCTTGCGCGTGCCCTGCCAGAGCTCGTCGAGCAGGACCCGCTGGAGCGGCCAGGGCCGGGCCTTGAACTGTTGTTCGCTGGGGAACGTGCACGAGCCGCTGCCGGCCAGCCGGAGAGGCTCCCGCGTGTCCACCGCGGAGTACCCGCTCGGCACGCTCGGCGCGCACGTGCTCAGCGCCGTCAGCAGCACGGCGGCGGCCAGCGTGGGTGCCTTCGTCAGCGGCTGCTGCACGTCTTCCCCGTCCTTCCTGTCCTCGGCACTGCGGTTCTGGGATCCTGAAGCCGGTCGTCGAAGCGGTGTGGTCAGGAACCCTGCGGCTGTCGGGCGCTGTTGGTGTCCAGCCGCGGCCCCTTGGCCAGGAACTCCGACCACGCCAGCGGCACCTTCGCCGGGCGTACGTTCTCGTAGCCGAGCTTCACCTGTGCCTCGCTGGGCTCCGGGCTGCCGTCCGAAGTCTTCTTCCGGCCGTCGGCACCGATGTCCGACCTGTCTGCGTCGCTGTCCCCATTGGCCTGCACGGCGTACCTCAGGCCGGTGTCGGTGACGAGGAACAGTGAACCCGAGTCCGTGCCGGTGCCCTGGATCTGGGTGTACAGCAGACCCGTGCCCGGAGTGACGTGCGTGCTCGTGCCGTCCGAGGTGATCTCGGCCGGGTACTGCTGTCCGGCCCAGGTGCTGAGGGTGGTGTCGCCCTCCGTGTCCACCTTTCTGAGGACGCTGCACACCGTGTCGCGCCCCGTCCCGGCGGAGGCAGAGTTGACCTGGTGGACGCGTTGACGGGGCCAGTCGTCCGGCTGGCCCTCGAAGGGGTCGGGTTCCGCGGTGAAGTCCTGCAGGCCCACGGTGCGGGCCTCGCCGTTCATGTTCAACGTGGCCGTCTGCGGCGAGGTGATCAGGAGCCAGGCGGTGAACTCGGTGATCGGCTGTACCTTGCCCGGCAGGACGACGTAGTATTTCGTCCCTTCCCCGGTCTCCGTCTTCAGGACCGTGCCCACCTTGTTCTCCTGCGCCGACAGGGCGCCGGACACGCCCGCTGGCGTGCCGACGGCGGGCGGCAGCGGGGGGAAGCGGATCGGATCACCCTGATGGAGCGTCGCGAGCCACTCGTTGGTGACGAGCTGCGGCTTGCGAGAGCCCACGAGTGCGGTGGTGAGCGCATCGGACTCGGTGCCGGTGACATGGTAAGAGCTTCCCTCGGCGTCGACCAGGTACCGCTCGCCCGTGCGGGTGGCCACGTACAGGGTGTCGCCGCCCTTCAGTCGACCGGCGCCCTCCGTCTTCGCCGCCTCCTGCGAAGCGAGGACGAACGTAGCCTCCTGAACCGTCTCCCCCTTGCCGCCGGGCTGTTCGCAGACGGCCCAGCGTTTGGCCCGGCCTGCCTCTTCGGGCGCGGGCAGCCGGTCGGGCGCGTACGGGATGCCCAGGATAGGACCGCGCGGGATCTCCCCCGAGTCGAGGACGTCGTCGCCCACCTGGACGACCTCGTAGGTGCCGTCTTTCATGAGCAGCCGGGCGGAGGCCAGATTCAACACGGGGTGCAGGCGGGTGTCGCCGTCCGTCTTGAGAACGACATAACGCGTGGTCGACTGCTTGCCCACGATGACTCGTGCACCGGGTTCGTCCCAGCCGGACGGTGCGGTCGGCTGGAACATGCCCCAGGCTCCGAAGACGGCCAGCGTCAGTGCCCCGGCGACCAGGCTCGGCACCACCGTGCGCAACGGTTTGGGGGCGCCCTCCTCCGTTCCCGAAGGTGACGGCTGAAGGAATGCTGCCAGCAGGCGCCGCTTCGCGAACGTGTAGGCGTTGAGCTCGTCCCGCCGTGATGCCATGAGTGACCGTCTCTCCCCGTGCCGGTCAGGGACGATTACCTCGTCCACCCCGTACTGACAGACCGACCCCTACTATGCCTGCTGACGGCGACGCGATGATCGGCGGGTAGGGTGTTCGGGTCTTCAAGAGCCGCGCGCGCTACCCATATTGCAGCTGTCGGCTCGGCAGATTCGGGGGAACTGAATGATGGCTTCCGGGACACGTACGCGAAACCGCGGCCGGACGCGGGCCCCGAACGCCGCACACCTGAGAGCGCGTCCCGGACAGGGCACGTCGTCCAGGTTGCAACGGCTGCTGCTGGTGGAACTCGCCCTGGCCGCCCTGCTCGTCGGCTGGACCGTGGGCAAGGTGGCCATGGTGCCGGCTGCCCTGCTCGCCGTCGCGCTGGTACTGATCGCCTTCGCCCGCCGCCGGGGCCGGTCGGTCCCCGACTGGTTGTCCACCGCACGGGGACTGCGGCACCGGCTCAGGCGAGCCGGTGCCGTGGCGATCCCGCCCGGGACGGAGCCGGCTCTGGTACCGGCCCTCGAGTGCGAGCCCGCGCTGCGCACCTACTCCTGTGGGGCACACGACCGGCGGCCGGTGGGCATCGTCGGGGACGGCACATTCGTCACGGCCGTCGTCCAGGTCGAGGCGGACGCCACCGCTCTGCGGGCTGAACGGAGCCGGCAACCGTTGCCGCTGAGAATCGTGCGCGACGCCCTGGCGGTGGACGGGATCCGGCTCGAGTCGGCACAGATCGTGCTCCACACCCAGCCGGCACCCGCACTGCACCTGCCGCGGCAGTCGGTGGCGGTCGCCAACTACGCCCCGTTGCAGGAACGGACGGGCACGCCAGCCGTACGCCTCACCTGGGTCGCTCTGAAACTGGACCCGGAGTTGTGCCCGGAGGCCGTGGCGGCACGCGGGGGCGGGCTCGTCGGAGCTCAGAAGTGTGTGGCGCGCGCTGCGCACCACCTGGCCAGCAGACTCACCGGGGCCGGCTTCCGCACCACCGTTCTCCGGGAGGAGGAACTGGTCACGGCCCTCGCCACCTCCATGTGTGCCAATCCCCTGGTAACCGCAGAAGCCGGACGCACCGAGCAGCGCCAGCCGCGCACCCGCGAGTCGGCGCGCAGTTGGCGATGCGACAACCGCCGGCACACCACCTACTGGATTCGCCGGTGGCCCCATCTCGGCGGCGATCAGTCCTCCTCGCTGCCGCAGTTCGTGGCCGATGTGACGTCGGTACCGGCGCTGGCGACCACCTTCAGTCTCCGTCTGTCGCAGGCCGGACAGGAAGTGTCGGTGCGCGGGCATCTGCGAGTGACTGGCCGCAGTGACGACGAACTGGTCGCCGCGCGGCGGGCGCTGCAGGACGCCGCCCGGCGGTCGGGCACCGGACTGGCCCGGCTCGACCGTGAGCAATTGCCCGGCGTTCTGGCCACCCTGCCCCTGGGAGGCACACGATGAGTTCTCTCTCCACCCGGCCGGCCGACGGCGCGGACGGGAGGGCACGGAGCGAGGCCGGGACCGGTTCTTCGCCGGGCGCACGCCGCGCCCCCCGGCGCTTTCTGAAGGGTTTCGGGTTGCTGGGCCCGCGACATGGTGCCCACACGGTCCCGGCCGTGCAGTTGGACGCGCTCGCGCTGCCCCTCGGTGACGACGGTGTCGTCATCGGTGTGGACGCGGAAGGCCGCCCCGCTGTGCTCGGCGTGAACAGACCCACTCCGTACGACGTGGTTCTCATCGCCGGTCTGTGGACCGCCCAGGTCATCGCCCTGCGCGCCGCCGCGACTGGCGCGCGGGTCGCGGTGGAGACGGGGCGCCCCCAGGCGTGGGTGCAGTTGGTCCACGCCATGGGCGGGGGGCAGAACGGCTTGGCGGTGTACAACGTCGGGCGCGTGCCGCCCCAGGGGGCGTCGGCGGGCACGCCGGTGCTGGTGGTGAGGGACTGCGGTATGCGGCCGCCGCGTGGGCGCGTCGCCTCCGGCCCCTGGCAGTCGGTGCTCACACTGTTGCCGTATCTCAGCCCGGTCGCGCCGCGGCTCATGCGTCAGGCACGTCTGACGGGTGTTCAGCGGGTGTCGCCGGACGAGGCCGCGGAGCTGGGACGCGTCCTGGCGCTCTCCCGGACCGAGACGGAGTCCTTGCCTTCGCTCGCCGACGGCATGACCCTCTGGTGCGCGGACCGGGACCGCCAGTACGTGATGACGCAGCCCACGGACGGAGAGACCGGGCTGCTGGGTACGCCGCGCCGGATGGACTGATCACCAGGTGCCGCGCCGTTCTCTCCGAACCGGCCGGTCAGGACTTCTGTGGTACAACGCTGCCGATGCCGAGTACGAGGTAGCTCCACTGCTTCTTCTTGCCGTCGCCGGGCCCGTTCGCGGACTT includes:
- a CDS encoding DUF397 domain-containing protein is translated as MAQVPDEDVKARKERERDELYALDISGVEWHSAPGTEEHEERVEIAYLPDGAVAMRSSLDPETVLRYTEAEWRAFVLGARDGEFDLEPAPGDGGVVAE
- a CDS encoding DUF6571 family protein; its protein translation is MAISYEQLRSADLSSLSDAVDAWRPLPGQFDTIARAFGSTVTKGLRDSDWKGEAATEALEKFDVVEKQMKSASDEAHDVHALLKSAFDAFQAAKDELKTIEKYVHEDKHLKMNEGRVYCDPSTAPQEQQAALQKGYLDSVHECNNRIQAALKSAEDADTALHWALTMDANGKSRGFNTHSATSVKDAAEGRKEALREARAMVKLAELGDGMTTAQIERMNKVLSKYQGDPLFNEKFATGLGGKGALLFWAEMADPSKGGYSRVPYEHSKERLEQLKALQGNLGRTLASATHSDSKEMRAWEKEVIDLGSSSLDTSHAGNPYGFQVMSNLMRQGDYDTHFLDRYGKELIKADKRWDSPFSPSDFWMRNSEADLNFGAADDRGQDPMTGFMEALGHNPKASVEFLSQEANFDYLTSDREWPSDGTGSKDTGASAGYRSLSHALESATTGHAYDTGPSTHMPAHTKEQADLMTKVVQGVADPGDDFKLHEGMEESFGQMASEYMPDIHRELSGGQAGGGTLEDLYPLSGAQATFGEQAVTRFMYELGQSPDGYKALNVGEALYTSELMGYHLANPDAYGESTKNTIQQISASNSEVQGVLGLARQDSDLQKSAEGDAAFNKDMDKWKAWATTAANIGIGAGVSTVASPVAGAFAVAATEDLTGQMIDGLFPDPRDSSQEALFQSGKDWEKHKDSTLAAAQQAASAADLAHSSGLNQAEIESAVRDGHFQGNDRAHSVLREYRENQHKA
- a CDS encoding WXG100 family type VII secretion target; the encoded protein is MSVNYDRTAVNYDTVTQAAIDVRKTTRELSEGLETLMRKVAAVAETWQGEAKTAYGEIQRSSATEMDQMCQKLARIAQLLDDSVIGYQDTDKGNAARFRMLMG
- the mycP gene encoding type VII secretion-associated serine protease mycosin, whose amino-acid sequence is MQQPLTKAPTLAAAVLLTALSTCAPSVPSGYSAVDTREPLRLAGSGSCTFPSEQQFKARPWPLQRVLLDELWQGTRKGKGVRVAVIDTGVDDDNPQLTDAVDKAAGLDLLTKGKGGDPTHDEVGHGTKVAGIIAARPAEGTGFVGLAPGATVIPVRQNDADSSGDSDSMAAAIRHAVAKGADVVNISQDTTKPLAATSELAEAVREALAQGVVVVASAGNDGLDGKTKDTYPAAFEGVLAVASSDRNNERAAFSQPGDFVGVAAPGVDIVSTVPGGGQCTDSGTSFSAPFVAGVAVLLKEKYPDWTPAQIVTRIEQTAERSVNGHDDFVGWGVVDPVRAVQEADSGRPPSSPTPDPGVRSAEAPDVAPFSLAETPEERDRRYAVYGLSVGAVLVVLISGTGVVLRDLRRRRRP
- the eccE gene encoding type VII secretion protein EccE, with the translated sequence MMASGTRTRNRGRTRAPNAAHLRARPGQGTSSRLQRLLLVELALAALLVGWTVGKVAMVPAALLAVALVLIAFARRRGRSVPDWLSTARGLRHRLRRAGAVAIPPGTEPALVPALECEPALRTYSCGAHDRRPVGIVGDGTFVTAVVQVEADATALRAERSRQPLPLRIVRDALAVDGIRLESAQIVLHTQPAPALHLPRQSVAVANYAPLQERTGTPAVRLTWVALKLDPELCPEAVAARGGGLVGAQKCVARAAHHLASRLTGAGFRTTVLREEELVTALATSMCANPLVTAEAGRTEQRQPRTRESARSWRCDNRRHTTYWIRRWPHLGGDQSSSLPQFVADVTSVPALATTFSLRLSQAGQEVSVRGHLRVTGRSDDELVAARRALQDAARRSGTGLARLDREQLPGVLATLPLGGTR
- a CDS encoding WXG100 family type VII secretion target → MSVDYSDQDLTDLADKIRTFHTDVSSRVTSLNAVVDMIQGGWQGAAGKEFDSVQRGVNQHLKKLQDNLVDLEEVMRMSVKGFTQHEQDRVSEIRKVDNSYQVTSRITDLA
- the eccB gene encoding type VII secretion protein EccB; the encoded protein is MASRRDELNAYTFAKRRLLAAFLQPSPSGTEEGAPKPLRTVVPSLVAGALTLAVFGAWGMFQPTAPSGWDEPGARVIVGKQSTTRYVVLKTDGDTRLHPVLNLASARLLMKDGTYEVVQVGDDVLDSGEIPRGPILGIPYAPDRLPAPEEAGRAKRWAVCEQPGGKGETVQEATFVLASQEAAKTEGAGRLKGGDTLYVATRTGERYLVDAEGSSYHVTGTESDALTTALVGSRKPQLVTNEWLATLHQGDPIRFPPLPPAVGTPAGVSGALSAQENKVGTVLKTETGEGTKYYVVLPGKVQPITEFTAWLLITSPQTATLNMNGEARTVGLQDFTAEPDPFEGQPDDWPRQRVHQVNSASAGTGRDTVCSVLRKVDTEGDTTLSTWAGQQYPAEITSDGTSTHVTPGTGLLYTQIQGTGTDSGSLFLVTDTGLRYAVQANGDSDADRSDIGADGRKKTSDGSPEPSEAQVKLGYENVRPAKVPLAWSEFLAKGPRLDTNSARQPQGS